A stretch of Leucobacter aridicollis DNA encodes these proteins:
- the pth gene encoding aminoacyl-tRNA hydrolase yields the protein MASDSWLVVGLGNPGPKYEATRHNVGQMALDVLAERMGAKFSPHKTNSRVAEGRIVPGGPKLILAKSNGYMNTSGGPVSALAKYFGVDPDRVIVLHDELDLPFDSLKLKQGGGHGGHNGLRDIAKALGTPEFLRVRIGIGRPPGQQDPADFVLKPFASGERDTLAVLLEDAADASEMLVTDGLTATQQRFHGGAR from the coding sequence GTGGCGAGTGATAGTTGGCTGGTCGTGGGCCTCGGGAACCCCGGGCCGAAGTATGAAGCGACGCGGCACAATGTCGGCCAGATGGCGCTCGACGTGCTCGCGGAGCGAATGGGGGCGAAGTTCTCTCCCCACAAGACGAACTCCCGCGTCGCCGAGGGGCGCATCGTGCCCGGCGGGCCGAAGCTGATCCTCGCGAAGTCCAACGGGTACATGAACACGTCAGGCGGCCCCGTGTCGGCACTCGCGAAGTACTTTGGCGTCGACCCCGACCGCGTGATCGTGCTCCACGACGAGCTCGACCTCCCGTTCGATTCGCTGAAGCTGAAGCAAGGCGGCGGCCACGGCGGCCACAACGGCCTCCGCGACATCGCGAAGGCGCTCGGCACCCCCGAGTTCCTGCGCGTACGGATCGGGATCGGGCGCCCGCCCGGCCAGCAGGATCCCGCCGACTTTGTGCTCAAGCCGTTCGCCTCGGGTGAGCGTGACACCCTCGCCGTGCTGCTCGAAGACGCGGCCGACGCGAGCGAGATGCTCGTCACAGACGGGCTCACCGCCACGCAGCAGCGATTCCACGGTGGCGCACGATGA
- a CDS encoding 50S ribosomal protein L25/general stress protein Ctc — protein sequence MSVENKLEATTREQFGKGAARKLRAAGKTPAVVYGHGTDPKHVTVETHPLSLIVRYANPLVEITLDGKQELVLVKDVQKDPVRQIIEHVDMIIVKKGEKVEAEVPVHVAGTSFSGTVALQELNTLRLLVPATAIPESVQVDVEGAEEGTQVLAGDLTLPKGAELLDDAAQLVVQVVVPRGAAADDEAAEGAEEAAAE from the coding sequence ATGAGCGTTGAGAACAAGCTCGAAGCAACCACCCGCGAGCAGTTCGGCAAGGGTGCAGCCCGCAAGCTCCGCGCTGCAGGCAAGACCCCCGCGGTCGTCTACGGCCACGGCACCGACCCGAAGCACGTCACCGTCGAGACCCACCCGCTGAGCCTCATCGTTCGCTACGCGAACCCGCTCGTCGAGATCACGCTCGACGGCAAGCAGGAGCTCGTGCTCGTCAAGGACGTGCAGAAGGATCCCGTACGTCAGATCATCGAGCACGTCGACATGATCATCGTCAAGAAGGGCGAGAAGGTCGAGGCTGAGGTTCCCGTGCACGTCGCCGGCACCTCGTTCTCGGGCACCGTTGCGCTGCAGGAGCTCAACACGCTTCGCCTGCTCGTTCCGGCCACCGCGATCCCCGAGTCGGTCCAGGTCGACGTCGAGGGCGCAGAAGAGGGCACCCAGGTGCTCGCCGGCGACCTCACGCTCCCCAAGGGCGCTGAGCTCCTCGACGACGCCGCGCAGCTCGTCGTGCAGGTCGTCGTTCCCCGCGGCGCTGCTGCGGACGATGAGGCAGCAGAGGGCGCCGAAGAGGCAGCTGCCGAGTAA
- a CDS encoding FAD-binding protein, with protein MRHPYDLIVVGFGAAGAAAAIEAADAGARVLILDRAHGGGASTLSGGVVYAGGGTAQQRAAGIDDTPEDMFAYLTQEVGDAVSESTLRRFCEQSVGTLEWLETLGARYEGSLAPYKTSYPSDKHYLYYSGNENAWPYRERARPAPRGHRTVARGMSSGAALFRVLRRAVESRSIQVVRAARVDELIMEDGAVVGARYGALTDPADLAAHARILRRGAKLGNFAPALGAVFDRQAARLWRGRATRAQATGARVLLSGGGFVMNAALMDRHAGPYRNVNPLGTAGDDGGAIMLGVEAGGSTGKMDRLTAWRFLTPPSALLGGVAVGMDGKRIANEDLYGATFSDSLLRNHEGKGRLVLDASQWRAAKSQVRAQSQIFQALQALFLFTLGHRRAATLASLARRTGVSVAGLESTVNAYNSGISGEGDPAHKHADIATPVARGPFYAIDISVGSSPFYPVPGLTLGGLRVNEETGAVLREGGGEVTGLLAAGRSAVGICSNSYLSGLSLADCLFSGRRAGRTVAAALAPAG; from the coding sequence ATGCGACATCCCTACGATCTCATTGTGGTGGGTTTCGGGGCCGCCGGGGCGGCAGCTGCGATCGAAGCAGCTGACGCGGGGGCCCGCGTTCTGATCCTTGACCGCGCACACGGTGGTGGCGCGAGCACGCTCTCGGGCGGGGTGGTGTACGCCGGTGGCGGGACCGCGCAGCAGCGGGCTGCGGGAATCGATGACACCCCAGAGGACATGTTCGCCTACCTCACTCAAGAGGTAGGCGATGCCGTCTCCGAGTCGACGTTGCGTCGCTTCTGCGAGCAAAGCGTCGGCACGCTTGAATGGCTCGAGACTCTTGGCGCGCGCTACGAGGGATCGTTGGCCCCGTATAAGACGTCCTATCCCAGCGATAAGCACTACCTCTACTACTCAGGCAATGAGAACGCGTGGCCCTACCGTGAGCGCGCCCGCCCGGCCCCACGGGGGCACCGGACAGTGGCACGTGGCATGAGTTCGGGGGCTGCTCTCTTCCGTGTACTCAGGCGTGCGGTCGAGTCGCGGAGCATTCAGGTTGTGCGCGCCGCCAGGGTGGACGAGCTCATCATGGAGGATGGGGCGGTCGTAGGCGCGCGCTACGGTGCGCTGACCGACCCTGCCGATTTAGCAGCGCACGCCCGCATCCTGCGACGGGGAGCCAAGCTCGGCAATTTTGCTCCTGCCCTGGGAGCGGTTTTCGACCGACAAGCGGCGCGCTTGTGGCGTGGTCGTGCGACGCGGGCCCAGGCGACCGGGGCTCGGGTCCTGCTATCTGGCGGGGGGTTCGTGATGAACGCGGCGCTCATGGACCGACACGCGGGGCCGTACCGCAACGTGAACCCGCTCGGCACGGCAGGAGATGACGGCGGCGCCATCATGCTTGGCGTGGAAGCTGGAGGCAGCACAGGCAAAATGGATCGTCTCACCGCATGGCGGTTCTTAACACCTCCGAGTGCTCTGCTTGGCGGAGTGGCTGTTGGGATGGACGGGAAGCGGATCGCGAACGAGGACCTTTATGGGGCGACGTTTTCAGACAGCTTGCTCCGCAACCACGAGGGCAAAGGGCGATTGGTGCTTGACGCCAGCCAATGGCGCGCGGCGAAGTCGCAAGTACGAGCGCAGTCTCAAATATTTCAAGCACTCCAAGCATTGTTCCTCTTCACGCTCGGCCACCGTCGCGCGGCGACGCTAGCCAGCCTGGCCCGGAGGACGGGAGTGAGCGTGGCGGGCCTCGAGTCAACCGTCAACGCGTACAACTCGGGAATCTCTGGCGAGGGTGACCCCGCACACAAACACGCCGACATTGCCACTCCGGTGGCGAGGGGGCCGTTCTACGCGATTGACATCTCCGTTGGCAGTTCGCCGTTCTACCCGGTCCCAGGGCTCACACTCGGTGGCCTCCGCGTGAACGAGGAGACCGGCGCGGTGCTGCGTGAAGGAGGGGGCGAAGTCACTGGCCTACTTGCGGCTGGTCGCTCTGCCGTGGGTATCTGCTCGAACTCATACTTGTCAGGCCTGTCGCTCGCCGACTGCCTGTTTAGTGGCAGGCGCGCGGGACGGACCGTTGCAGCGGCGCTCGCCCCGGCGGGCTGA
- a CDS encoding NAD(P)H-binding protein, translated as MNESSQMITVGMIGGHGKIALRATKLLTAAGHRVLSVIRNPAHAADVERVGGEPVVLDLEHSSGEELARALGAADTLVFAAGAGPGSGPERKETVDHQGALTTMAAAALLGARVVQISYIGVAIEPPASMGVDFAAYQRAKYAADLALEASGVRWVIVRPGTLTDEHGSGRVTVGATLDRGPVSRDNVARVLAAVVARPDLDGFAFDMLDGDTDIEQAVADLGS; from the coding sequence GTGAACGAGTCTTCCCAGATGATCACCGTCGGCATGATCGGTGGACATGGCAAGATCGCCCTCCGGGCAACCAAACTGTTGACCGCCGCGGGGCACCGGGTGCTCAGCGTGATCCGAAACCCCGCTCACGCGGCCGACGTTGAGCGTGTCGGTGGTGAGCCCGTGGTGCTCGACCTGGAGCACTCCTCAGGCGAGGAACTCGCGCGGGCGCTCGGCGCGGCAGACACCCTCGTGTTCGCGGCAGGTGCCGGTCCGGGATCCGGCCCTGAGCGCAAGGAGACCGTCGACCATCAGGGAGCGCTCACAACGATGGCCGCGGCCGCATTGCTCGGCGCACGGGTCGTGCAGATCTCCTACATCGGCGTCGCCATCGAGCCCCCGGCCTCCATGGGCGTCGATTTCGCCGCCTACCAGCGCGCGAAGTACGCGGCTGATCTCGCGCTCGAGGCGAGCGGAGTTCGCTGGGTGATCGTCCGTCCGGGAACCCTGACCGACGAGCACGGGAGCGGTCGCGTGACCGTCGGTGCCACGCTCGACCGCGGCCCGGTGAGCCGTGACAACGTCGCTCGCGTGCTCGCCGCGGTGGTCGCCCGGCCCGATCTCGACGGCTTCGCGTTCGACATGCTCGACGGCGACACCGACATCGAGCAGGCCGTCGCAGATCTCGGGTCGTAG
- a CDS encoding aminoacyl-tRNA deacylase: protein MTDAAPAPDANALSDTTRAASDAAARGLAVDFVVRDGTGRPTNADFGGAQIVKSVVVQRGDSFVFVLTPLDGQFNWAKLRAHLGVNRLSLPDADAAFAATGYKRGTITPLGSSTAWPVIIDESLSGQTVVVGAGSPGVGALVHADELARAYGADVVQLTSAATE from the coding sequence ATGACAGACGCAGCACCAGCACCCGACGCAAACGCACTGTCCGATACGACACGGGCGGCGTCGGACGCCGCGGCGCGCGGCCTTGCGGTCGACTTCGTCGTGCGGGATGGCACCGGTCGACCGACCAACGCTGACTTCGGCGGCGCGCAGATCGTCAAGAGCGTCGTCGTGCAGCGCGGCGACAGCTTCGTGTTCGTGCTCACGCCGCTCGACGGGCAGTTCAACTGGGCCAAGCTGCGCGCCCACCTCGGCGTGAATCGGCTCTCGCTCCCCGACGCGGACGCGGCCTTCGCGGCGACAGGCTACAAGCGCGGCACGATCACGCCGCTCGGGTCGAGCACAGCCTGGCCCGTCATCATTGACGAGAGCCTGAGCGGGCAGACCGTTGTCGTTGGCGCCGGCAGTCCGGGGGTCGGTGCGCTGGTGCACGCCGACGAGCTCGCGCGGGCGTACGGCGCAGACGTCGTGCAGCTCACGAGCGCCGCAACCGAATAG